The Helicobacter sp. MIT 21-1697 genome segment ATAAAGACTTTTTGCTCAAAAAATTTCAAAATGATCCAGCTTTTAGAAAACGTATTGAGATTTTAAGCAAACCTAATATCCTCACAGGTATGCTTGGGAGTGATGCACAAACTTTTGCTAGCATTTATCGTGCATTGAGGGCGAATCAGCGCACACAGATTCTCAATCAAGATATTAAGCCCCAAGCACTTAAAAAGCTTGCTGATGAAAATAATACAGCTTTTAATACTATGCTTCAAGCCATTATTGTTACACACGATAATAGCTATGATAAGTTTAAAAAATCTCTTGTAGGGGCAAATATTACAGGTGCGGATTCTTATACACTTTTTATGTTAGGATTAAATGAAATCTTACATCACAATCCCAAAGCAGCGCTCACATATTTTAAGCTCTCTAATGCGAATGCTACAACAGCTATGCAGAAAAATAGGACATTATTTTGGCAATATCGTTTAAGCAATGATACTAAAGTGCTTGAAACTCTTGGGGCAAGCACAAATGTAGATTTATATACAATTTATGCTCATCAAAAACTCGGTATTGAGCCAAGTTATCAAGTCGTTACACATTTAGAGAATCTCTCACCCAAAAAACCCAATTTTGATATTAAAGACCCTTTTCAGTGGCAACTTTTAAAAGAGAATCTTACCCAAATTAAAAGTGATAAAGATTTGAAAGAATTAAGTAAGCATTTTGCCTATGAGGATACAAGCGCACATCTTGCTTATATACTTAATCAGCTTAATAGATTTAAGATTCATTATTTTATTACACCCTTTAGCAATAAAATCAAATGGAAAAACGACCACGAAAAAGCTTTCACCTATGCTATTGCTAAACAAGAAAGCATACTTTTGCCAGCTCTTGTTTCAACTTCGTATGCGCTTGGTATGATGCAGATTATGCCTTTTAATGTGCAGCCTTTTGCTAAAAGTTTAAAACGCGATAATATTAGCTTAGAAGATATGTTTGACCCTGTTACCGCACTTGAATTTGGGACATTTTATTTGAATGATTTAGCGCGTGAATTTAAGCACCCACTTTTTGTTTCCTATGCTTATAATGGTGGTCCGGGATTTTTGCGCCGCACACTTAAAAGTAAAACACTCTTTTTGAAAAAACGCGATTATGAGCCGTGGCTTTCTATGGAGCTTATTCCTTATAAAGAATCTCGTGATTATGGACTTAGAGTATTGGCAAATTATATTGTTTATCAAGCAAGCTTTGGGAATAATATCAATCTTGAAAATTATTTAAAACAAACACTTGTAAATTAATAAGGAGATTGTATGATAAATAAATGTCTTTTTCCAGCTGCAGGATATGGTACGCGATTTTTGCCTGCTACAAAAGCTATGCCCAAAGAAATGCTACCCATACTCACAAAACCACTTATTCAATATGGCGTGGAAGAAGCCTTAGAATCAGGTTGTCATAATGTAGGCATTGTTACAGGACGAGGCAAACGCGCTATTGAAGATTATTTTGATGTGAGTTATGAATTAGAACATCAAATATCAGGCACAGATAAAGAGGATTTATTAAGAGAGATTCGTAACCTTACAGATACTTGCACCTTTTCTTATACGCGTCAAATTGCGATGAAAGGATTAGGAGATGCTATTTTAAAGGGTAAAACCCTCATTGGAGATGAACCTTTTGCTGTAATTCTTGCTGATGATTTATGTATCAACCCGCAAGGTAAAGGTGTGCTTACCCAAATGGTAGAGCTGTATAAAAAATATCAATGTTGCATTGTTGCCATTGAAGAAGTCCAAAGAAGTGATGTGGATAAATATGGCATTATTGAGGGAGAAGAAATAGAATCTGGTGTGTATGAAGTGAGCAATATGATAGAAAAGCCAAGCATAGATAAAGCTCCAAGCAATTTTGCTATTATCGGGCGCTATATTCTTACGCCTGATATTTTTGATATTCTAGCAGTTACACAACCGGGCAAAAAGGGAGAGATTCAAATTACTGATGCACTTTTAGAGCAAAGTAAAAAAAGACGCGTATTGGCATATAAATTTCAAGGCAAACGCTATGATTGCGGAAGTATTGATGGTTATGTCAAAGCAACTATGGATTTTTATCAGGCTTTAAATACAAATGTTTAATCTTAGTTTTTATGTTATTTGTTGGTTATGTTTTTTTTTGCTATGCTTACCTATTATCTTTAGTGGGCTTTTTGCTATTGCTCTTGAAGAGGAAAAAGTTCAAACAAACCAGAGTGCATTGAAAGCGCTTGCAGGAAAGTTTGATAAATGTGCCAATGATAAGGCTAAGCTTAGAGCATTACTTGAGGAGTTTATACAGAGATTTAAAACACAACCTGAAGATGAAAGTGAGCATAGTTTGTGGCTTGAGATGATTTCTAAATTTGTAACGAATATGAATCTTATGGAAGTTGATGAGGTGGTGAGTTTTCAGGATAATCTTGAGAGTGCGAACCCCGAAAAAAAGGGAGAAATCAAAGAAGCCATTGGCAAAGCTTTACAAAAACGAGAGAATAAATAATAAAGGATTTTATAGTATGGATTATTTACAAATTAAGAAAAGCCCATCGCTTCAAGGAAAGGTGAGTATTTCTGGTGCGAAAAATTCAGCCCTGCCTATTCTTGCTGCGACATTGTTGAGCCAAAATGAAGTAACAATTCATAATCTCCCTGATGTTGCCGATGTAAAGACACTCGCTAAACTTTTAGAACATTTAGGTGTAAATATTACTTGGCATAATCCCA includes the following:
- a CDS encoding lytic transglycosylase domain-containing protein; this translates as MRVIVLLFLCCVLSYAHTEITLEFLQSKPKGLARDFYIWQFLSDEQTSLKDALKAYELIFRKTSKLNSLLSAKGKVSELPRNLYCQRLSFDKLKKQDNACIKAGLNLANIPSMPQKNKDFLLKKFQNDPAFRKRIEILSKPNILTGMLGSDAQTFASIYRALRANQRTQILNQDIKPQALKKLADENNTAFNTMLQAIIVTHDNSYDKFKKSLVGANITGADSYTLFMLGLNEILHHNPKAALTYFKLSNANATTAMQKNRTLFWQYRLSNDTKVLETLGASTNVDLYTIYAHQKLGIEPSYQVVTHLENLSPKKPNFDIKDPFQWQLLKENLTQIKSDKDLKELSKHFAYEDTSAHLAYILNQLNRFKIHYFITPFSNKIKWKNDHEKAFTYAIAKQESILLPALVSTSYALGMMQIMPFNVQPFAKSLKRDNISLEDMFDPVTALEFGTFYLNDLAREFKHPLFVSYAYNGGPGFLRRTLKSKTLFLKKRDYEPWLSMELIPYKESRDYGLRVLANYIVYQASFGNNINLENYLKQTLVN
- the galU gene encoding UTP--glucose-1-phosphate uridylyltransferase GalU; translated protein: MINKCLFPAAGYGTRFLPATKAMPKEMLPILTKPLIQYGVEEALESGCHNVGIVTGRGKRAIEDYFDVSYELEHQISGTDKEDLLREIRNLTDTCTFSYTRQIAMKGLGDAILKGKTLIGDEPFAVILADDLCINPQGKGVLTQMVELYKKYQCCIVAIEEVQRSDVDKYGIIEGEEIESGVYEVSNMIEKPSIDKAPSNFAIIGRYILTPDIFDILAVTQPGKKGEIQITDALLEQSKKRRVLAYKFQGKRYDCGSIDGYVKATMDFYQALNTNV